The genomic window CCACCGTCACCTCGGCGTGCTCGGTGTTGTCGCCGTACCAGGCCTCCCGGTCGGCCATCGCCAGCTTGCCGCCCTCGATCAGGGTGTGCAGGTACGCGGGGGTGCCGTAGGCCGTGGCGCCCTGGCCGAAGTCCTCGGGCAGCAGCGCGAGTTGCTGGAGGAAGACCGGCCCCTGGCTCCACAGCCCCGGCTTGCAGACCGTCCAGTTGCGCCACGAGTGGCAGACCGGCTCCTCGTACGTCGCCTCGAAGGCGGCGAGGTCGGCGCCGGTGAGCACACCCGCATGAGGTTCGCCGGAGGTGTCCATCGCCGGCCGTGCGGCGAACTCGGCCAGCGCCGCCGCGATGAACCCCTGCCCCCAGACCCGCCGGGCCGCGTCGATCTGCTGCTCGCGCCCGGCGCCGGCAGCCTCCGCCTCGGCCAGCAGCCGCCGCCAGGTGGCGGCGAGCGCGGGGTTGCGCAGCAGCGCCCCGGGCGCGGGCGGGCGGCCGTGCGGCAGGTAGAGCGCGGCGGAGCTGGGCCAGTGCGTCTCGAACTGCTCGCGCACCGCCGCGACCGCCGCCCCGACGGCCGGCACCGCCGGATGCCCGTCCGCCGCGTACCCGATGGCGTACCGCAGCACCTCGGACAGGCGCTTGGTCCCGTGGTCGCGGAGCAGCAGCAGCCAGGCGTCGACCGCGCCGGGGACGGCGGCGGCCAGTGGCCCGGTGCCGGGCACCTCGGCGAGCCCGAGCGAGGCGTAGTGCTCGATGGTGGCCCCGGCCGGAGCCCCGCCCTGCCCGCACAGCACCTGCGGGCGTCCCCCGGCCGGGGCGAGGATGATCGGCACCTCGCCGGCCGGGCCGTTCAGGTGAGGTTCGACCACCTGGAGGGTGAAGCCCGCGGCCACGGCGGCGTCGAAGGCGTTGCCGCCATCCTCCAGCACCGCCATCGCCGTGGCCGTGGCGAGCCAGTGGGACGAGGCCGCCATGCCGAAGGTGCCCTGCAGGGTGGGTCGGGTGGTGAACACTGCGACTCCTCGTGGTCGGTTCCGGCCCCCGTGTCCGGAGATGACTACCCAGCGGCGCGCCGCCCTGCGCGTGCGGGAACCTGCCGTCCGGTGCGGGCGTTGAGCGTGGTGCGGGGGCGGTGGGCCGAGCGACGGCGGGGCGGGAAGCGGCAGCGGGGCCGCCGAGGGTGCGTGACCTGGTGCTTTGGGACAGAACCGGGACACCGTCACGGCTCTGTCCCGGGGGCCGTTCGCGGCTGGACGGTCTCTGACGGCGCGTGGAAGTCTTCTTCTTGTTCGCGGCGGGGAGCTGCGGTCCACCACTCACGGGAGATCTTCAGATGCGTGTTCAGCGTGCCCTGGCGGCAAGTGCGGTCGTGGTCGTGGCGGGGCTCGGCATGACGGCCTGTCAGGACGACGTGACCGTCTCCGCCAGTACGAACGGCGGGCAGACGGCGTCGGCGGCGAGCACGGGCAAGGCGTCGGGCGGCACCGGCACCACGGGCTCGTCCTCGGGCGGCGCCGGCGCCAAGACTCCGGCCACGGGCGGCGCGGCCGCCAAGGACGCCGCCTGCACCACGAGCAACCTGATCCCCGACGTCTCGGCGGGCAGCCCCACGCCGGGGGCGGACGGCAACCTGACGGTCACCGTCTCGCTCGTGAACAAGGGCGACACCTGCTCCCTGTACGGCTTCGCCGGGGTCGACCTGACCCTCCCCAACGAGACCACCCAGGTGCCGCGCGGCTTCAAGACGCCGGGCACCGTCACCCTCGCCAAGGGGGAGGGCGGCATGTTCACCATCTCGTACCGCCCCAGCCCCAAGGGCCACTCCGGCACCAAGGTGACCACCATGACGATCACCCCGCCCGGGGAGACCCACTCGGTCAAGATGAACTGGCCGGGCGATGAGCTCGCCGCAGGTGCGGACGCCGGCGGCACGGACACGCTCTACCTGGAGCCGGTCGTCAAGCACTGACCGGTCGTGGATCATTGACCCGTCATGGAGCACTGACCCGTCGTGGAGCACTGACCCGTCGTCAGGTGGTGACGGCTCGGCGGCAGGCCCCGCAGCGGTCGATCGTGTCCCATCTGGCAGGATCGACGCCATGCTGACTCCTGACACCCGCCGATCGGCCAGTGCGGCGCGGCCGTTGATGCTGACCGCGCTCACCTCCCTCACCGCGCTCACCGCGCTCGTGCTGGCGGGCTGCGGGACGACGCGGGTGACCACGACGGCGGGCACGGACACGCCCGCTGCGTCCGCTGTGAGCGGTGCGTCCACGGCATCGGCGAAGGCGTCCGCGTCAGGTGGGCCGGCCGATGTGCGGTGCCCCGGCGAGACGCCGTCGCCCTCCGCCGCGGCCACGGGCTCGGCCACGGGCGCGGCCGACCGGCCGGGCCAGGACGCGCCGCCCGACTATGCGGACAACCACGCCTACCAGGACGCCTTCCCGCTGCTCGGCCAGGACCGCTGCAAGGGCGTGGCCGAGGTCAAGCGGATCGCGGCGGCGCTCGAACCGCTGCGCACCGGACGGGACTTCGTCCCCGGTGACGTCCAGGGACGACTCGCCGGGCTCGGCTACGCCCCGGCAAAGCTCCGCGTCTACCAGAACGGCTCGACCGGGGTCGGCTACACCGTCGACCTCGCGCCGGTCTGCCTGGAGGGGACGATGAGCCTGACCGAGGTCCGGACCGTGGCGCACGGCGGCTACCCGGACGGTACCGGCTGCTCGATGCCGCGGGGCGGCCACTGACGGCTGCCGTCGCCTGATTCCCACGGGCGGCGGTGAGACCCGCCGCCGATTTCACCGAGGGCCTCGGACTGCTGCGACCTCCTGTTGGATAGCCTGGGGCGGTGACTTTCGAAGGCTGGCAGGACGAGGCGCTGGAGTTCTACGAGCGCCTGGAGACCGACAACTCGAAGACCTTCTGGGCGGAGCACCGGGAGGTCTACGAGCGCGCGGTGCGCCAACCGATGGCGGAGCTGCTCGACCGGCTGGAGCCGGAGTTCGGCCCCGGCAAGATCTTCCGCCCCAACCGGGACATCCGGTTCAGCGCCGACAAGACCCCGTACAAGACGCACATCGGCGCCTTCCTGGAGGTCGGCGGCTACATCCAGCTCTCCGCCGACGGACTGGCCTGCGGCAACGGGATGTACCATCTGGCCACCGACCAACTGGAGCGCTACCGCGCCGCGGTGGCCGAGGACGTGACCGGCGCGGAGCTGGAGCGGGTGATCGCCCGGGTCACCAAGGCCGGCCCCGTGGTCACCGGACGCGACCCGTTGAAGACCGCGCCCCGCGGCTACCCCAAGGACCACCCGCGGATCGCGCTGCTGCGCAACAAGGGCCTGATCGCCTGGCAGGAGTGGGAGCCCGCCGACTGGCTCGGCACTCCCGAGGCCTACCGTCGGGTCACCGCCTTCCTGCGCGCCTCGCAGCCGCTGAAGGACTGGCTGGACGGCCACGTCGGGCCCAGCGAACTCCCGCCGCGCTGAGCCTTCCGGCCCGCCGGGCGGTCACGCGCCGCCCTGGTGCACAGTCTCCAGGGCGGCCAGTTCCGCTCCGTCGAGGCGCAGCGCCCCGGTGGCCACGTTGGCGGCCAGGTGGTCCGGGTCGCCGGTGCCGGGGATGGCCAGCACGTGCGGGCCGCGGTGCAGCGTCCACGCGAGCCGGAGCTGCGCCGCACTGACCCCGCGCTCCCGGGCGATGGCCAGCACCTCCTCGTCGGCTTCGCCCCGCGCGCCCGCCTGGCCGCCGGTGCCGGCGATCGAGTAGAACGGCACGAAGGCGATGCCCTGTCGGCCGCAGTCGCGCAGGAACGCGTCGTGGTCGGGCCGGATGCCCAGTCCGTACCGGTTCTGTACGCAGACCACGGGCGCGATGGCCCGGGCCTCGGCGAGCTGGTGCGGGTGGATGTTGGAGAGCCCGAGATGGCGGATCAGCCCGGCCGTGCGCAGCTCGGCCAGTGCCCCGAAGCGCTCGGCGACCGAGTCGGTGCCGACGATCCGCAGGTTCACCAGATCGAGGTGGTCGCGGCCGAGTTGGCGCAGGTTCTCCTCCACCTGGCCGCGCAACCGGTCGGGGGTCGCGTGCGGGAGGAACTCGCCCGAAGGGCTCCGGCTCGGCCCGACCTTCGTGGCGATGACGAGGTCATCGGGGTAGGGCGCCAGCGCCCGGTTGATCAACTCGTTGGCGGAGCGCAGCGGCGAGAAGTAGAAGGACGCCGTGTCGATGTGGTTCACGCCGAGCTCGACCGCGCGGCGCAGCACCCGGATCGCTCGGCCGCGATCGCTCGGCACGGCATCCTCGGCGAGGGCCTCGCCGTACTGCGTCAGGCGCATGGCGCCGAAGCCGATCCGGTTGACGGAGCGGTCGCCGAGCTGCCACGTGCCTGCCGATGCTGCGGTGATGGTGATGGTGGTGGTGGTCTGTGGGGTCATGATCGGATGATGTGCGGGGGGTAGGGTGGACAGCTATTGATTAAGCAATGACAGAATCCAGAATCTGTCAGCTGTTCCCTGTTCCCTGTTCCCTGTTCCCTGTTCCCTGATGGCTGATCGCTGTTTCTCGATCGCCGGTCCCTGTCCGCTGCCCGCTGCTCTCACGTCTCCTGAGGAGTGATCGTCGTGCCCGCGGAGCTGACGTTCTCGGCGAACGACCTGGCGCAGATGCGCTTCGCCGTCTCGCCCATGTGGGAGCTCGGGACCAGCTTCAAGCTGCTGAACTCGGGGGCCGCGCACCCCGTGCACCAACGCTGGATCGACCAGGTGCGGCCCCGGGCGGTGGCCGCCGGGCTGGACCGGGGGTGGCTCGCCGAACTGATCCGGCCCGACGCGTACGTCCCCGACTTCCTCAACCCGGCACCGGCGGGACCGGCGCCGACCCTGGCCGCCGAGCTCACCGCGATCCTTGCCGCCCCCGCCGAGCGGGTCCGCCAGGACCTCGACCGCCTGCGGCAGGAGCAGGGCCCGCTCGGCCCGCGCCTGCGCTCCCTGCGCGCCGAGCCGTCCGCCCACCTCCGCAGGCTCGCCGAGGAGATCGAGACCTACTGGGAGCTCGCGCTGGCGCCCTACTGGGCGCGGATCCGGGCCGTGCTGGATGCGGAGGTCTTCCAACGGGCCCGGCAGGTCGCCGAGCACGGTGCGGTCCATCTCCTCAACGACCTGCACACCTCGGTGGGTTGGGACGACAACGTGCTGCGCCTGAGTCGTCGCAGCAACCCGATCTCACGGACGACGGCCGGTGCCGGGCTGCTGCTGATCCCCTCGGCCTTCACCGGATCGGTCCCGCTCACCCGGGTCACGCCGCCGGAGCCACCCCAACTCGCCTACCCCGCAAGGGGTGTGGGCTCTCTCTGGGAGGCGCGGCCGGTCACCGGCAGCGCCGCGATCGCCGCCGTGCTCGGCCGCTCCAAGGCCCTGCTGCTCACCGAACTCGACACGCCGGCCTCCACCACCGAACTGGCCCGCCGTACCGGCCTCTCCGCCCCGGCCGTCTCCCAACACCTCACCGCCCTGCGCGACGCGGGCCTGACCAGCGCCCACCGCGCGGGCCGCTCGGTGCTCTACGCCCGCACCGCGGTGGCCGAGTCCGTGCTCGCCGCGACGGCCGCGCGAGGGGCCGGGTAAGTGGTGGACCACGGTCGACCCCCGTCGCCGTTCAGCGGGTCTTGACGTCCAAGGTCAGGTCGCCGGCGGGGTTCCAGCCCTTTTCGGGTCGTCTCCCGGCCTTCCTCGTCCAGGACGACCAGCTCCGAGAGCCGGCCGTTGGCGTGCCAGTACCGCCACGCTCCCATGGCGTGGGGTCAGAACCAGTGCAGGCAGTGCGGGTGCCGCTCGGCGTGGAAGAGGATGTCGGCGCGGGTGGCCGCGTCCGGGCGGTGGGCGCGGATGTGTCCGGCGCGGACGAGTGTGCTGGGCGCGGTGCCGCCGAGGTAGATCGAGCCGAGGTCGTTCACGTTCAGGGAGAGGTCGGGGTCCCGATCCGTGGGGACGCAGTCGGCCTTGCCGTCCCGGACGGTCAGCAGGTAGCGGTGGTGCTCGCCGAGGAACGGGTCGTCGACGTCGAGGACGAGCTCGCCGTCCGTGAACCAGCCGCGTGCGGTCAACGCCTGCGGTATGTCCAGGAGCCGTACCCAGAGCCAGTCGGAGTCGTTGCTCACCTGGGCGGCACGGAAGTCCGCCAGCTGCCAGCGCAGCGGGTGCCCGGGCGGGAAGTGCTTGAACGCGACCTGGGTGACGAGGTCGTGGCCGAGCAGGAACTCGATCAGGGCGGTGCAGACGGCGTCGTCGGCGGCGATGGTCTCGTCGACCGTCAGAGTGCCTTCGCTGAGCACATAGCTGGCGTACCCGTCCGGGACGCCGTCGGTGTCGCGGTGGACGGCGACGTAGCGCGGCGCCGGAGCGATCGGGGGCTGCCCCGCGCCGCGGGTCCACCAGCGGTGCGGCCGGGACAGGGCGCCGGGCTGGGCGCGGCGGTACCGGTCGTAGACCTCTTCGAGGATCGCGCCGCACTCGGTACGCCGCATCACCTCGACCGAGCCGCTGGTGGAGCCGGCAGCCGGGTCGGTGGCCGGGTCGGTGGCCGGGGCGTCTGCCCGTCCGTGCGCCCGCAGCGGGGCGAGGGCGCCCTGGTGGCGTGCCACCGTGAGCCGTCCCGTGTAGGTCGCCGGTCCGTAGCCGAACCTGCCGTAGATCGGGGCCTCCGCGGCCAGCAGGACGGAGAGGAACTCCCCGCGTGCCCGCAGCTCGGTGAGCTGGTGCCGCATCATCGCGGTGAGCACGCCCCGGCGCCGGTGCGAGGGCAGGACGCCGACGGCGGTGACTCCGGCGGCCGGGGCGATGGTCCCGCCGGGCAGGGTGAGTTCGAACGAGTACGCGGCGGCGGTCCCGACGGGCCGCCCGTCCGCGGTCAGGGCCAGCAGCCCGCGGTCCATCTCGAACGCCGACCACCAGACGCCGCCGCCATCGTCGTTCGGGGTGTCCGGGTGGAGCCCGAACGCGGTGTGGAGTGTGCTGACGAAGACGTCGAGGTCCTGGTCGGTCGTGGGACGGATGTCCATCGGTGCTGCTGCCTCCCCTGGGATTCGGGCACCACGGCTGCTGGTGTCCGGCCCACAGTGCAGCGTCGACCTGCGGCCGGGTCAAGTCAATTTCGCGGATCCGACGGACCTGGCCGCCCAGGACGGGCAAGCTCTAGGGTGGACGCATGGACGAGTACGCGGTGCCGATCCTGCCCAGCCGCGACCTGGGCGAGACGCTCACCTTCTATGCCCGGCTGGGCTTTGAGCAGCGCGGGGTGTCAACCGAGCAGGACGACTACCTGATCCTGGTGCGCGGCACCGTGGAGCTGCACTTCTGGCACCACCCCGAGGTGGATCC from Kitasatospora sp. NBC_01250 includes these protein-coding regions:
- a CDS encoding gamma-glutamyltransferase family protein codes for the protein MFTTRPTLQGTFGMAASSHWLATATAMAVLEDGGNAFDAAVAAGFTLQVVEPHLNGPAGEVPIILAPAGGRPQVLCGQGGAPAGATIEHYASLGLAEVPGTGPLAAAVPGAVDAWLLLLRDHGTKRLSEVLRYAIGYAADGHPAVPAVGAAVAAVREQFETHWPSSAALYLPHGRPPAPGALLRNPALAATWRRLLAEAEAAGAGREQQIDAARRVWGQGFIAAALAEFAARPAMDTSGEPHAGVLTGADLAAFEATYEEPVCHSWRNWTVCKPGLWSQGPVFLQQLALLPEDFGQGATAYGTPAYLHTLIEGGKLAMADREAWYGDNTEHAEVTVADLLDPAYSVERRSLVGEFASAELRPGRPGGRLPRLGRRALDAPRLGATTAPGLGEPTLAEPNTAEPTLPERNTAEPTLAEPGITPDGATKGDTCHLDVVDRWGNLVSATPSGGWLQSSPVVPRLGFPLGTRLQMAQLEPGLPNSLAPGRRPRTTLSPSLALRDGEPVLAFGTPGGDAQDQWSLHFFLAVALCAPVRGGLDLQGAIDAPNWHQESFPSSFHPHAMHPAQVTVEARVGDDVLAELRRRRHRVRVAGAWSEGRLCAVARDPRTGILSAAANPRGMQGYAAGR
- a CDS encoding ArsR/SmtB family transcription factor; the encoded protein is MPAELTFSANDLAQMRFAVSPMWELGTSFKLLNSGAAHPVHQRWIDQVRPRAVAAGLDRGWLAELIRPDAYVPDFLNPAPAGPAPTLAAELTAILAAPAERVRQDLDRLRQEQGPLGPRLRSLRAEPSAHLRRLAEEIETYWELALAPYWARIRAVLDAEVFQRARQVAEHGAVHLLNDLHTSVGWDDNVLRLSRRSNPISRTTAGAGLLLIPSAFTGSVPLTRVTPPEPPQLAYPARGVGSLWEARPVTGSAAIAAVLGRSKALLLTELDTPASTTELARRTGLSAPAVSQHLTALRDAGLTSAHRAGRSVLYARTAVAESVLAATAARGAG
- a CDS encoding aldo/keto reductase, which translates into the protein MTPQTTTTITITAASAGTWQLGDRSVNRIGFGAMRLTQYGEALAEDAVPSDRGRAIRVLRRAVELGVNHIDTASFYFSPLRSANELINRALAPYPDDLVIATKVGPSRSPSGEFLPHATPDRLRGQVEENLRQLGRDHLDLVNLRIVGTDSVAERFGALAELRTAGLIRHLGLSNIHPHQLAEARAIAPVVCVQNRYGLGIRPDHDAFLRDCGRQGIAFVPFYSIAGTGGQAGARGEADEEVLAIARERGVSAAQLRLAWTLHRGPHVLAIPGTGDPDHLAANVATGALRLDGAELAALETVHQGGA
- a CDS encoding DUF2461 domain-containing protein; translation: MTFEGWQDEALEFYERLETDNSKTFWAEHREVYERAVRQPMAELLDRLEPEFGPGKIFRPNRDIRFSADKTPYKTHIGAFLEVGGYIQLSADGLACGNGMYHLATDQLERYRAAVAEDVTGAELERVIARVTKAGPVVTGRDPLKTAPRGYPKDHPRIALLRNKGLIAWQEWEPADWLGTPEAYRRVTAFLRASQPLKDWLDGHVGPSELPPR
- a CDS encoding GNAT family N-acetyltransferase, which codes for MDIRPTTDQDLDVFVSTLHTAFGLHPDTPNDDGGGVWWSAFEMDRGLLALTADGRPVGTAAAYSFELTLPGGTIAPAAGVTAVGVLPSHRRRGVLTAMMRHQLTELRARGEFLSVLLAAEAPIYGRFGYGPATYTGRLTVARHQGALAPLRAHGRADAPATDPATDPAAGSTSGSVEVMRRTECGAILEEVYDRYRRAQPGALSRPHRWWTRGAGQPPIAPAPRYVAVHRDTDGVPDGYASYVLSEGTLTVDETIAADDAVCTALIEFLLGHDLVTQVAFKHFPPGHPLRWQLADFRAAQVSNDSDWLWVRLLDIPQALTARGWFTDGELVLDVDDPFLGEHHRYLLTVRDGKADCVPTDRDPDLSLNVNDLGSIYLGGTAPSTLVRAGHIRAHRPDAATRADILFHAERHPHCLHWF